The stretch of DNA CGGGCGCATGGGCCGCGTCTTCAGGGTGAAGTGCATGTTCGTCCGCAGGTCGTAGAACCACACCGCCTTCGTCCGGTCCGTCTCACCGCTGGCATGGCGGTCAAAGAAGAGCACATTTGCCTTCACGCCCTGCGCGTAGAAGATCCCCGTCGGCAGCCGCAGGATCGTGTGCAGGTCGCAGTCCCGCAGCAGCCGTCGCCGTAGGGCCTCACCTGCTCCGGCCTCGAACAGCACGTTGTCGGGGACGACCACCGCAGCCCGGCCTCCAACCTTCAGCATGGAGAGGATGTGCTGAAGGAAGTTCAATTGCTTGTTGCTGGTCGACACAGTGAAGTCGTCCCGGCTGTAGCTCTGCTGCTGGCGGGTCACCTTGCCGTCCTCGTCCAGCTCTACCAGGGCGCCTTTCACGCCGAAGGGCGGGTTGGCGAGCACGATGTCAAACCGCTGGCCGGGTGCTTTGGCGAGGCTGTCTTCCCGGTGAACCGGCGTCGTCTGACCGCCGATCCCGTGCAGGAACATGTTCATCGCGGCCAGCCGCACCACGCTGTCCACGATGTCGGCCCCGTAGAAGGTCCGCTCCCGCAGGTCTTCGCGCTCGTCGGGGTCGAGGGCATGGTTCTTCGTCAGGTAGTCGCGGGCGGCCAGCAGGAAGCCTCCGGTGCCGCACGCCGGGTCGGCAATCGTCTCGCCGGGCTTGGGCCGGGTGACCTCCACCATCGCGTCGATCAGGGGCCGGGGCGTGAAGTATTGTCCCGCACCCCCCTTCACGTCCTCGGCGTTGCGCTGCAACAGGCCCTCGTAGATCTCGCCCTTCACGTCGAAGGGCAGCCCCGACCACTGCTGCTGGTCGATCAGGCTAACCACCCGCTTGAGGCTGGCCGGGTCGTTGATCTTGTTCTGCGCCTTGCGGAAGATGACGCCGAGCAGGCCCTGCTCCTTCGCCAGTTCCTCCAGCGTCTTGCGGTACTGCGTCTCCAGCTCTGCCCCGCTCAGGCCCTGCAGCCGGTCCCAGGAGTACGCCTCTGGCACCTGTGGGGCGTCGGGGTCACCCTCCATCTCGGAGGCCATCTTCAGGAACAGCAGGAAGGTGATCTGCTCCAGGTAGTCGCCGTAGCCCACGCCGTCATTGCGAAGCACGTGGGCGAGGTTCCAGACGCGGGCGACGAGCTGAGCGGGGTTGACGGTGGTCACGGACCCAGGATAGGGGAGGGCCGCCGCTCAGCGGCCCGCAGATGGCGTCAGGGGGCCACATGCCTGGGTCAGCTCCGGGCGGTACTCGAAATGCATGGTGTCGTGGTGGTACCAGCGTCCGCCCCAGATCCATCCCCGGCGCTCGAAGAGGTGGACGAGTTCGGCGGGCATTCGGTTGCGGTACCGGATCCCGGCCTGCCCCTCGGCGTAGCCTTCCCACTGCCAGTAGTTCGACTGCGCCGTGTTCAGGTCAATGGCCGCCCCGAACGCGTGGACGCTGAGCCGCGGCGTGCGGGCCACCTTGCGCCACAGGAACGTCCCCGCACTGGGCCGTGCGTAGGGCAACAGGTGGGGCCTTCTGGCGAGGTCCCCCGCCACCTGCCGCAGCGAGGCGGCGGCTCCGTTGACCTGGGTAACCAGCAGGCGCTGGCCGAACCAGTTCACAGCCACCAGGTGCCGCTGCACCTCCTGGGGCGTGCCCCCGTACATCTTGCGGAACAGCGGCTCGTAGCGTACCCGGCCGGGGTCTTCATTCCGGGCCGGAGTTCGCAGGGGCGCACACGCGGGGTAGCGCGTGTCCAATTGGTTGAGCAGCCCTGGGGCGTTGAGCAGGCTGACGTAGGTCGGGGCGTTGGCCCGTCTGAGGGGCATTCGCGTCCCATCCTTCCAGATCAGCTCATCGCCCTCGACGCCCCCAAGGTGCGCCGGATACGCCTGCACCAGCCTCAGGGCCGCCGCTCGGTCCTGGGCACTCAGGGCCTGCGTGGCACCCGCCCCCAGCGCCCAGCACAGCAGCACCCACCTCACGGGGTGCAGTAGTTGATCCAGGGAGCCACCCCAGGCGTCCCGGTGCGGCGCATTTCCACGTAGGTGTAGTAGCGGCCGTCGTCGCTGATGTCGCGGGTGAAGCGCAGGTTCATGGGGCCGAAGTTCTGCGCGACATCGCGAATGCTCGACGCGTTCTGGCGGTTCAGCCAGGTGGTGATGGCGGCCTTGCGCTCCGAGCGCAGGTTGAAGCACTTCAGGGCCGTGTCCAGCACCATCTTGGTGAAGATGGACCGTTCGCCCGGCGTGAGGTACTCCCGCATGGCAAGGACGCGCACGGCACTTACGCGGCCAGCACGGGCCAACTGGGCCTGACCGACGGCCAGCGTCAGGTTGCGGCCCTCTCCGGTCTTGCGCTCGACGTAGAACACGTCCTCGTCCACCCGGAGGGAGCCGACCACGTTCGAGCCACTGGCAAGCAGGCTGCGGAGTGGAACGGTGGCGGCTTCGGCGGTGGACAGGCTCAGCAGGGCGAGACAGAACAGACTACGCATGTGAGGTCAGCATAAAAGGGTGGGCGTGACGGCGAGGCCGCATTTGCGACTGCGGATCACAGAAGCTTGGGCGAGGAGTCGGTCTTGCGGGGACGGCCCCGTTTCCCCGTGCCTGCCCGCATGGCCTTGGCTCCGGCCTTGACCTTCTCGGCCTGAATGCGCTCCAGCAACACGCTGGCCGGCTCGTCTGCCGGATCCTGGGGCACCAGTTCACCCGTGAAGGCCCGGTGCAGAATGCTTTGCCGCGTGGCCTCGGCCCGCTTCAGCTCGGCGGCTACGGTGGCCTCCATGTTGTCGAGGATGGACAGGCGGCGTTCGACTTCTGAGACGATGTAGGTCTGTTCAGGGATGGGTGGCAGACTGATCGGAAGAGCTCGAATTTCGCTTAAGTAGAGATGTGGTTGAGCAGTGGACCCGGAAGCCCCGCGCATAAGCTCCTGGGTTACTGGAGCATTGAGGGCAATCTGTAGGAAGTCAACATTCATGTCGTAAGGCCCTACGCGTATAGCAGCGAGGTTTCTATCTGGACTGAACTCAATGCCTCTTGGAACGATGGCAGTGCGACCAATGGTCCCAACGCATGTAATTAGAAGGTCTGATGGTTGCGGAGAGTAGCGCAATTTTACGCGTTCAAAATCACTCTCGGCAATATACGTACAGCCGTCAAAGTTTACATGCCAGTTTCTGATGTTCTTGGCAGTCAGGTGGGGAATGCCGGACGCCACCCTTTTCGGTGGGTTGTGGTCCCCATCCGTGACCAAGAGAGCGATTTGTTCAACACTTGCCCATGTCCAACCGTGCGGTAACTCCGGGAGCCCCGCCGCCTCCGGTCCCTGCGGTTCCTTGTACTTGCCCTTCTTGCCGCTCTGTGCCCACTGTGCTCGGCGCTCTTTCAAAATGCGGTGCAGCAGTTCCGTGCCAGTCTCAGGCGCCGGGTTCGCCTCCCGCCATTCCCGCGACAGTTCCCCAGTGACGGCAGCGTGCAGCAGGCTCTGACGGTAGCGTTTCAGGAGAGCCTGGGTGCGTTTCAGCTCTGAGACGCCCGCGTCCAGCTTGCTAAACAGCTCTTCAATCCGGGTGACGATCCGTTGCTGCTCGGCGAGGGGTGGGAGGGGCACAGGTAGGGCAGCCAGTATGGTGATGTTGATGGAGGCAAGATTAGTGGTCTGCTTGCCCATCTTATCGAAGTAAGTGCGCCCAAGTGTATTTCCATACCACGAAAAGAACTTCGGCTCCAATTCTTGTAGCCGAGGCCGTGCTCGAAACACGTGGTTTTGGAAGGTGCAAGGGTCTACTTCTGACTTCCATACCCAGCCTCGCCCCAGCTTGTCCCTGTCACCACCCTCATTAAAGAGAATATCTCCAGATTGAAGCAGAAGGTCATGAAGTTTATCACTCGGAACGCAAATCGTTTTCACTTCTGAAAGATTGAAGAAGCCGCGTTGTACATTCGCAACTCGGAGATATGGCACCTCTACGGCTTTTTCATACTGCTTCTTTGTGTCTTTGGTAATGCCCCCCTTGATAGCTGAGATTTCGCCGAGCGTTGTCCAAACCCAGCCAGGCGGCAGGGGAGGCTGCTCGGACGGGGTGATGGCAGGTTCAGCGAGGGTGGTCATCGCGGCATTCTCTCAAACGGGATCGGGAAGGTGGGGGTTGCGGGGCGGCGCAGGCAGCAGTTCAACCCGGCCTGCCAGATCCCTCAGCTCGACATGTCGCGTGAAGTCTGGAGCGAGGTTGTGGATCATGGCGTCCTCGTCATAGGTCACCGGGAGTTTGCCTGCCTGCACGTGGGGCCGCAGGGTTCGGAACCACTGGCGGTAGTCGTGGTCGGCAGCGTAGGCCGGTCGCATGATCTCCGGAAAGTCGAGGATGAACTGCCCGGCGAGGTGCCGGGGCTTCAGGTCACCCCGCAACAGCTCCTCCCACTTCAGGGCCAGGTGGCGGTCGTCGCGTCGCATGAGGATGACCGAGGCGTCGGACAGAAGGAAGGCCGTAGAGGAGGGCGTGACCAGCCAGTCGAGTTCCCGAACGTGGCAGGCGGCGTAGACCTGAAGACGGACATGCTGCGTGGCTCGACTGCGGGCAAAACGCACCTGCTCGAAGCCCACCCGGTGCAACTCGTCCACCAGTGCGAGGAGGCGACGGTGCATAAGGGCGGGGAGGTTTGTCTCCCTGTTCATGCCGCCAGTACCTCGGTCAGTTCCTCCAGCAGCTTCCGCAGTTCCTGCTCACCGAAGACCTGCTTGGCGCGGTACAGGCCCCCGAACTCGTTGAAGGGCGTGTCCTTCAGGTCGCGCTCCTGCACCTCCAGCGACTTGCCGACCTGTGCCCGGATCAGGTCCAGCCACTGCCGCTGCTCGGCCGTGAAGGTCCGGCCCTGGGCCTCCTGACCCTGCAGCCACGTCTGAAAGCGGCTGTCCACCGTCGAGGCGAAGGGTTCCAGCACCTCGGTTTTCTC from Deinococcus sp. HSC-46F16 encodes:
- a CDS encoding N-6 DNA methylase; this encodes MTTVNPAQLVARVWNLAHVLRNDGVGYGDYLEQITFLLFLKMASEMEGDPDAPQVPEAYSWDRLQGLSGAELETQYRKTLEELAKEQGLLGVIFRKAQNKINDPASLKRVVSLIDQQQWSGLPFDVKGEIYEGLLQRNAEDVKGGAGQYFTPRPLIDAMVEVTRPKPGETIADPACGTGGFLLAARDYLTKNHALDPDEREDLRERTFYGADIVDSVVRLAAMNMFLHGIGGQTTPVHREDSLAKAPGQRFDIVLANPPFGVKGALVELDEDGKVTRQQQSYSRDDFTVSTSNKQLNFLQHILSMLKVGGRAAVVVPDNVLFEAGAGEALRRRLLRDCDLHTILRLPTGIFYAQGVKANVLFFDRHASGETDRTKAVWFYDLRTNMHFTLKTRPMRPEDLRDFVEAYQAEDRSQRQESERFRKYDLADLLARDKVNLDVFWLKDDSLEEGSDLPAPGVLAAEIVESLEAALDEFRQVAEELVPTQ
- a CDS encoding M15 family metallopeptidase, which produces MRWVLLCWALGAGATQALSAQDRAAALRLVQAYPAHLGGVEGDELIWKDGTRMPLRRANAPTYVSLLNAPGLLNQLDTRYPACAPLRTPARNEDPGRVRYEPLFRKMYGGTPQEVQRHLVAVNWFGQRLLVTQVNGAAASLRQVAGDLARRPHLLPYARPSAGTFLWRKVARTPRLSVHAFGAAIDLNTAQSNYWQWEGYAEGQAGIRYRNRMPAELVHLFERRGWIWGGRWYHHDTMHFEYRPELTQACGPLTPSAGR
- a CDS encoding restriction endonuclease subunit S produces the protein MTTLAEPAITPSEQPPLPPGWVWTTLGEISAIKGGITKDTKKQYEKAVEVPYLRVANVQRGFFNLSEVKTICVPSDKLHDLLLQSGDILFNEGGDRDKLGRGWVWKSEVDPCTFQNHVFRARPRLQELEPKFFSWYGNTLGRTYFDKMGKQTTNLASINITILAALPVPLPPLAEQQRIVTRIEELFSKLDAGVSELKRTQALLKRYRQSLLHAAVTGELSREWREANPAPETGTELLHRILKERRAQWAQSGKKGKYKEPQGPEAAGLPELPHGWTWASVEQIALLVTDGDHNPPKRVASGIPHLTAKNIRNWHVNFDGCTYIAESDFERVKLRYSPQPSDLLITCVGTIGRTAIVPRGIEFSPDRNLAAIRVGPYDMNVDFLQIALNAPVTQELMRGASGSTAQPHLYLSEIRALPISLPPIPEQTYIVSEVERRLSILDNMEATVAAELKRAEATRQSILHRAFTGELVPQDPADEPASVLLERIQAEKVKAGAKAMRAGTGKRGRPRKTDSSPKLL